Within Bacillus sp. Marseille-Q1617, the genomic segment AATGACAGCATCCCCTCATTGAAAAGTGAAGAATAAGACAATATTTCTATTGCCGAAATATTCTCCCCGGATTATACTTGCTTGAGACACAGATGAAGAGGAGGGAGCAGGATGAAACCAATTAACGCATCTCTATGTGTACTCGTCGGCGCAAGCAGCTATGGCATCCATGCATCTGTGGTGAAGCTTGGTTTTGCGGAAGGCTACACAGTAGCGGAGGTGACCGGAATCCAGTATTTATTCGGACTGTTGATGCTGCTAACGGCTTTTCTTTTTACCCAAAAAGTGAAAGTTTCTCTAAAACAGGTACTCTCATTGTTGGGAATCGGGATATTGCTCGCACTTACCGGCGTTTTTTATGGTCTGAGTCTGAGTCAGGTGCCGGCGACGATTGCCGTTGTCATGCTATTTCAATTTACATGGATCGGGCTTATGATCGAAGCCCTTCATTTAAAAAAATGGCCGTCCAACAAAAAGCTGGTATCGGTTGTCTTCCTTTGGTTGGGGACGCTGCTGGCAGGAGGGCTGGCTTCTTCCGGAGGCTTTAACTGGTCTGAGAATATCCTTGGGATTCTGTATGGGTTTGCAGCAGCCTTCACGTTTGCTCTCTTCCTATTCTTGAGCGGAAAGGTAGCAAAAGGGGTTCCGACCATTCAAAAAAGTTTGATGATCACGTTTGGCGGTCTGTTGGTTGTGATTTTGGCGCTTCAGCCTTCTTTTATAAGAGAGCCGGCGCGGTTGATTGAGATGGGTGAATTCGGATTGGTTGTGGCGATTGTGGGAACGATCTTTCCGGTCGTGTTCCTGGCGATCGGTTCCCCGCATCTGGATTCCAGCATGACGACGATTCTCGGTGCAGCGGAACTTCCAGCAGCGATCATATCCGCCATGCTGATCCTCCATGAGCATGTCACCGCGCTGCAGATGGCGGGAATGATCCTCATCTTGATTGGTATTGCCATTCCCCAGATTCATTTCAAGACGATGCATTCGGGAAAACAATATAGTTAGGTTGTGAGGCTCTCTTCTTTGGAGGAGGGTCTTTTTATTTGGTTTTTCTCGATGAGATCTGCTCACGGCCAGCCTGCGGAAAGCGAAGTCTTGCACGGAAATCAACAGCGGTGTTCAAATTTGCCCTATATAAAACAACACATCAAAAAACCCCTCGACCCTATCAGGGAGGGATATGCAAACCCTTGCAATTGTCACAATTATTAAACCTTATTTTTTTACCCTCATTCCCTTTACAAAGGGTGTTGATGGGCTTTATAATCCCGTTGTTCAATCATTTACGGAAAAACCAAAAATACTTAAAAATAAAGGAGGTTGCGGTGATGCGACAAAGATTATTTTCCTTCCTAATGATGAACCTTGGTGCGTTTCTAGTATCCATCAATGTTCACTTTTTCTTATCGCCTAATAATTTAGCGACAGGGGGAGTCAGCGGGTTGTCGATCATCATGAACGACTTGTTCCCTGGTTTATCGCTGGGGCTGTTCATGATTATCATTAATATTGTGTTGTTTATCGTCGGTGTCATATTTCTTGGATTCAATTTCGGTGCCAAGACGATCTATGCAAGCTTTGCGCTTTCATTCTATGTATGGCTGCTGGAAATCGCGGCGCCGATGAGTCAGCCGCTCAGCGATGATATCCTGATCCAGTTGATCATCGGTCAATGCATCGCCGCAACCGGCATGGCGATCGTGTTTCACCAGCAGGCTTCAACAGGCGGAACCGATATCCTTGCGTTGATCTTTAATAAATATTTCAATATAGAAGTAGGCAGAGGAGTCTTGCTCGCTGATTTATCCATTGCGCTTTCCTCTGCGATACTTTTCGGCCCGCAGGTTGGTATGTACGCGTTCTTCGGTGTCATCCTGAACGGACTCGTTATTGACTATACCCTGCAGCAGTTCAATTCAAACAAGGAAATTGTCATCATCAGCAAATACAGTGATGAAATCAAATCCTTCATCGTTCACGAACTTGGTAAAGGTGCAACGATCCATACGGCAAAAGGGGCTTTCACTTCTGATGAGAAAGAAGTGATCACCACGATCCTCGGCCGTAAAGATTTCTCTAAGTTGAGAGGATTCATCACACAGATCGATAATCATGCGTTCATCACGGTACACACGATGAACGAAATATTAGGACAGAATTTTAAACGTTTGGCTTAAGGTTTGAAGCTCCACCCCGGTTTTGGGGTGGGGCTTTTCTGTGTTTATGAGGCTTTAACCTGCGGGGTATATTAGGTTGCAGGAATGTCGGTTGTTGTCGAATAATCGACAGTTCGCGCATAAATTTCATATTTCGCGCATAAAAACAAAATTTCGCCCATATATCGTGGATTTCACGCATAGAGCCGGAGTTTTCGCTCATAAAATAGTTCGTATACCAAGGCAGGTATAACGCCGGAGCTGCTTTTCAATGAGTAAAGCACCGAGCATCAGCCCCTTTCTCGTGAAAAAACCCGTCCCTTATTCAAAATCTGAAAACAAACTCGAAAAATATCTAAAAAAGAAAGGAAATATCTCATGCAGTACTGTATACATAACAGTAAGGAGGTGGGTGTATGGAAAGGGAAGAGTTAGAACGGCTGGAAAGGCGCGTCGATTCGCTGGAGAGGGAGTTGAACCTCGTAAAGATACAGCTCATGAAAGCTAAGCATGCAGCAGTCGATCCGCCGCCGGTCAATCAACAAAAAGAAAACACTGATCTAAACAAGTCACATGCAGGCTCATTGTCACCAGGAGGCACCCCGAATAAAACAGTTTCCGAAAAACCACCAGGAGCCATCCCGGGCAAATCAAATGCTGAAGAACCAAAAGGAGCCTTCGATTTCTCCGTTGAACGCTGGCTGCCGAAAGTGTTCTTATTTGTTCTATTAATAGGAAGTGTGTGGGGATTCATGGCGGCATCCCAGAACGGGTGGCTGACGCCGGGATTCAGGGTGCTGACCGGGGCCATCGTCAGTATCGCGATGTTCATCCTGGGTGAGCGTTATATCAAAGATCAGCGCAGGCTGGGCATCACCCTGTTATCTGGAAGCATTGTTCTGGCCATCATTACCTTATTCTCTGCAAATATTCTATACGGGTTCATACCGGGAGTGGTGACGAACCTCTTGCTGCTGTTGATCATTTTGACAGGTTTATGGGTGTCGCATAAGCATGCATCCCAGCTGATCCTGTGTTTGATCGGCGTCGGGGCATACTTGTTCCCGTTCATCTTTGCCGGGGATGCGAGGAGTGAAGGGTTATTTTACGGATATCAGCTCCTCATGTTCTTTGTACTGGTCACCTTCAGTACGTGGAAAAGATACCGGATCGCCTGGAATATTCACTATTACCTGATGTATTTCACGCTGTTCTTCTTTGCGGCATTCGGTGTCGGCGAAATTACCTTTACGATTCTTATTCCGTTTGCGATTCAGCATGCGTACATTTTACTGCTGATCGTCCTCAATCGGGATGAGAGGGTCAGTGCGGAAATGATTCCTGCGGTCGTATCAGGGACATTCATCCTTCTGGCATTGTTGAACGATGTCTATGCTTATACGGGGGTCCCGCTTTATTATTACGCCATCTTTGCAGTGGTGTATATCGGGATTTCATTCCTGGAGCCTGCCGAGAAGAAGCAGACGAAGGATGTCCTGCTCGTACTTGGATTCCTTCATATCATGTTACTTATTTTCGGCTGGATCGATGATGAATGGACGTTTACCCTGGTAGCCCTTCAGGCAGCGGCCCTGTTATTCCTGGCTGGAAAAAGAAAGAGCTATATCACCTTGGCGGGGTCCATCTTCCTTATGATGTATTCTTTACTTGGTGTCGGGTTCGGACCCCCTTATGATTTCTTGAGTGTGGAAATGCCGGTCTTCCTCATCGTATTCGGGTATTTGTATCTGCTTGACTATTATAGAAAGACAGGCACCGCCTTTTCAGGAATACCTGCAGTCCTGTTAAAATCGGTGCTCACGTTCATCGCGTTCTTCTTTGTGATGAGAGCGACTGATTTCATTGTCATCGGATGGGATTACACGCCAAGGACCACGGCGTTTACGGTCGCGATTGCAGTTCTGTCGATCATCTATCTGGTTGTAGGGGAAAGCAGGAAG encodes:
- a CDS encoding EamA family transporter, with amino-acid sequence MKPINASLCVLVGASSYGIHASVVKLGFAEGYTVAEVTGIQYLFGLLMLLTAFLFTQKVKVSLKQVLSLLGIGILLALTGVFYGLSLSQVPATIAVVMLFQFTWIGLMIEALHLKKWPSNKKLVSVVFLWLGTLLAGGLASSGGFNWSENILGILYGFAAAFTFALFLFLSGKVAKGVPTIQKSLMITFGGLLVVILALQPSFIREPARLIEMGEFGLVVAIVGTIFPVVFLAIGSPHLDSSMTTILGAAELPAAIISAMLILHEHVTALQMAGMILILIGIAIPQIHFKTMHSGKQYS
- a CDS encoding YitT family protein; protein product: MRQRLFSFLMMNLGAFLVSINVHFFLSPNNLATGGVSGLSIIMNDLFPGLSLGLFMIIINIVLFIVGVIFLGFNFGAKTIYASFALSFYVWLLEIAAPMSQPLSDDILIQLIIGQCIAATGMAIVFHQQASTGGTDILALIFNKYFNIEVGRGVLLADLSIALSSAILFGPQVGMYAFFGVILNGLVIDYTLQQFNSNKEIVIISKYSDEIKSFIVHELGKGATIHTAKGAFTSDEKEVITTILGRKDFSKLRGFITQIDNHAFITVHTMNEILGQNFKRLA
- a CDS encoding DUF2339 domain-containing protein — translated: MEREELERLERRVDSLERELNLVKIQLMKAKHAAVDPPPVNQQKENTDLNKSHAGSLSPGGTPNKTVSEKPPGAIPGKSNAEEPKGAFDFSVERWLPKVFLFVLLIGSVWGFMAASQNGWLTPGFRVLTGAIVSIAMFILGERYIKDQRRLGITLLSGSIVLAIITLFSANILYGFIPGVVTNLLLLLIILTGLWVSHKHASQLILCLIGVGAYLFPFIFAGDARSEGLFYGYQLLMFFVLVTFSTWKRYRIAWNIHYYLMYFTLFFFAAFGVGEITFTILIPFAIQHAYILLLIVLNRDERVSAEMIPAVVSGTFILLALLNDVYAYTGVPLYYYAIFAVVYIGISFLEPAEKKQTKDVLLVLGFLHIMLLIFGWIDDEWTFTLVALQAAALLFLAGKRKSYITLAGSIFLMMYSLLGVGFGPPYDFLSVEMPVFLIVFGYLYLLDYYRKTGTAFSGIPAVLLKSVLTFIAFFFVMRATDFIVIGWDYTPRTTAFTVAIAVLSIIYLVVGESRKDAFYRWCGIGFLALALVKFFFADLVFLDFTIRAMILIPIGVVGLVLSRILYKKR